Proteins from a genomic interval of Helicobacter sp. 'house sparrow 1':
- a CDS encoding polyprenyl synthetase family protein — protein MLLKIQEKIKDFIDEVDSEVVNIFFKKMQMGKMLRSKLMLAICPKHQDIITLCAIIEMIQIASLLHDDVIDESKMRRGKPSINTLFGDKNAIMLGDVFYSKAFYELTNFDKKISQSIANCVVRLSRGEISDVSMGEKFQEDKHQYFAMIEDKTASLIASSAQSAAILMGLDAKRYYDYGLNLGIAFQIIDDLLDVFGKDEVLGKPAMSDYVEGKTTLPYLFLYENLKIEDKKQLVEYFKISTPEAKEWILLKMEEFDIFKKTQECARDYAYKALESIQGEENIKLEQIVKDMIYREF, from the coding sequence GTGTTACTAAAAATACAAGAAAAAATAAAAGATTTTATTGATGAAGTTGATAGCGAAGTTGTAAATATTTTTTTTAAGAAGATGCAAATGGGCAAAATGTTGCGATCTAAATTAATGCTTGCTATTTGTCCAAAGCATCAAGATATTATTACATTATGTGCCATCATTGAAATGATACAAATTGCATCTTTATTGCACGATGATGTGATTGATGAATCAAAGATGCGTAGAGGGAAGCCATCTATCAATACTCTATTTGGAGATAAAAATGCCATTATGCTTGGTGATGTTTTTTACTCCAAGGCATTTTATGAACTTACAAATTTTGACAAAAAAATATCTCAAAGTATTGCTAATTGCGTTGTAAGGCTTTCAAGAGGCGAAATCAGTGATGTGAGTATGGGAGAAAAATTTCAAGAAGATAAACATCAATATTTTGCAATGATAGAAGATAAAACAGCTTCACTTATTGCTTCTAGTGCTCAGAGCGCTGCTATCTTAATGGGTTTGGATGCAAAAAGGTATTATGATTATGGTTTAAATCTTGGTATTGCTTTTCAAATTATAGATGATCTTTTAGATGTTTTTGGAAAGGACGAAGTCTTAGGAAAGCCTGCGATGAGTGATTATGTAGAGGGTAAAACAACGCTTCCTTATTTATTTTTATATGAGAATTTAAAAATAGAAGATAAAAAGCAGTTGGTAGAGTATTTTAAAATTTCTACTCCAGAGGCCAAGGAATGGATTTTATTAAAGATGGAAGAATTTGATATTTTTAAAAAGACACAGGAGTGTGCAAGAGATTATGCATATAAAGCTTTAGAAAGTATTCAAGGGGAAGAAAATATAAAGCTTGAGCAGATTGTTAAAGATATGATTTATAGGGAGTTTTAA
- a CDS encoding Rod binding protein, whose translation MKIDLSQSLYASQAKAPKITKADVKNDARLREQTDAFEALILKTLLDTSLKLDNPLYPKEAGSEIYQSMYKDSLSEQLSGGFGYSELLFKFLKEQQAKSLK comes from the coding sequence ATGAAAATAGATCTTTCTCAAAGTCTTTATGCTTCTCAAGCTAAAGCACCAAAGATTACAAAGGCAGATGTTAAAAATGATGCAAGATTGAGAGAACAAACCGATGCTTTTGAAGCATTAATCTTAAAAACCTTGCTAGATACATCCTTAAAGCTTGATAATCCTCTTTATCCCAAGGAGGCTGGAAGTGAAATCTACCAAAGTATGTATAAGGATTCTCTTTCTGAACAATTGAGTGGAGGATTTGGCTATAGTGAGCTTTTATTTAAATTTTTAAAAGAACAGCAGGCAAAGAGTTTAAAATAA
- the hemA gene encoding glutamyl-tRNA reductase — MEKEMQYYVMSFSHKKTPLHLREKLAFLDEKEILSFLNTIKDETVPEIILLSTCNRLEFYCYTSDGAKVKQRILEKLVGLKQIDLAVLEESLETYEGIGAVHHIFCVASSLDSVVVGETQIVGQLKNAYRFCLDSNLCSKNFTRLIHFAFKCAARVRNQTQISDNVTSVASVAVHQAKKLQKQFNLAKKALVIGMGEMSILSAKHLLSDGYEILICNRNQQKIQDFIEQYPTKERAQIKSCNFDDLQGALQEYHFVFSATASSSPIILDSMVEDVAFDRFWFDLAVPRDIEDITNKRIQIFVVDDLKQIAEENLNSRREHAHRAYEIIGIATMEFSQWLQTLEIEPLIKKIRELAKEASLRELQRAIKKGYIPAQYQFNVEKILHQAFNVFLHQPTQNLRNQANKQESDIIIESIKNFFGIHKDTLLINTYKCEYDTSSNKD; from the coding sequence ATGGAAAAAGAGATGCAATATTATGTGATGAGTTTTTCTCATAAAAAAACTCCTCTTCACTTAAGGGAAAAACTAGCTTTTTTGGATGAAAAAGAAATTCTCTCATTTTTAAACACAATAAAAGATGAAACGGTGCCAGAGATTATTTTATTATCTACCTGCAATCGTTTGGAATTTTATTGCTATACAAGTGATGGTGCAAAGGTAAAGCAAAGAATCTTAGAAAAGTTGGTAGGGCTCAAACAAATAGATCTTGCTGTATTAGAAGAGAGTTTGGAGACATATGAGGGCATAGGTGCGGTGCATCATATTTTTTGTGTGGCTAGTAGTTTGGATAGTGTTGTAGTTGGAGAAACACAAATAGTAGGTCAGCTTAAAAATGCCTATAGGTTCTGTCTTGATTCTAATCTATGTTCCAAGAACTTTACACGCTTGATACACTTTGCTTTTAAATGTGCTGCTAGAGTGAGAAATCAAACCCAAATATCTGACAATGTTACCTCTGTTGCATCTGTTGCAGTGCATCAAGCAAAAAAACTTCAAAAGCAATTTAACCTTGCTAAAAAAGCACTAGTAATAGGTATGGGAGAAATGAGCATTTTAAGTGCAAAGCATTTATTAAGCGATGGTTATGAAATTTTAATTTGTAACCGCAACCAACAAAAAATTCAAGATTTTATAGAACAATATCCGACTAAAGAAAGAGCACAGATTAAATCTTGTAATTTTGATGATTTACAAGGAGCGCTTCAAGAATATCATTTTGTTTTTAGCGCAACAGCATCTAGTAGTCCTATTATTTTGGATTCTATGGTTGAGGATGTAGCTTTTGATCGTTTTTGGTTTGATTTGGCAGTTCCAAGAGACATTGAAGATATTACAAATAAGAGGATACAAATTTTTGTTGTAGATGACTTAAAACAAATTGCAGAAGAAAATCTAAATTCAAGAAGAGAACATGCACATAGAGCCTATGAGATTATAGGAATTGCTACGATGGAGTTTTCTCAATGGCTACAAACTTTAGAAATTGAGCCTTTGATTAAAAAAATTAGAGAGCTTGCAAAGGAGGCTTCTTTAAGGGAATTGCAAAGAGCCATTAAAAAAGGTTATATTCCAGCACAATATCAATTTAATGTTGAAAAAATACTTCACCAAGCCTTTAATGTATTTTTGCACCAACCTACTCAAAATTTAAGAAATCAGGCAAATAAGCAAGAATCTGATATCATTATTGAATCCATTAAAAACTTTTTTGGAATCCACAAAGATACTTTATTAATTAATACTTATAAATGTGAATATGATACTTCAAGTAACAAGGATTAG
- a CDS encoding proline--tRNA ligase yields MRFSQFFIPTTKEVPRDAVLKSHQYLIRGGYIYQVGSGIYSFLPLGKRVLDKISKVIKEEMDSSGAIEVMMGFITPSDLWKQTGRYSKYGKELLRFKDRKENEFVLGPTYEESVTDLVKQFVRSYKDLPLNLYQIHLKFRDEMRPRFGLMRGREFIMKDAYSFHSTQEDLDREFDLMNETYQRIFKRLGLDFRVVDADSGAIGGSGSKEFMVLADCGEDTIAMCNQCSYASNIEAAKRQKRITQEYAPKAEFSKFTTPNISSIKDLSAFFKVDPFYILKAVVKKIVFLPESKKDPELAFFFLRGDDELEETKALNILNNYGAQALELLDASVEDIRSAGLFEGFIGPYALGNITESKFIFFDEDLREERDLICGANEKDKHFVGVDLSTFDALRYEDLAKVKEGDLCPCCDGRIEYKKGIEVGHIFKLKDRYSKDMGANFLDQNGKSQPFIMGCYGIGVSRLLAAILEQKSDEFGCVWGLSSAPFEVNIVLSNTKDSQQLDFANKLYEKMKQNQLEVLLDDRNERFGFKMKDFELIGSSFGIIIGKELEKNQVEVVVRDGMQKQILKADVEEIIAFIKGRLS; encoded by the coding sequence ATGCGTTTTTCTCAATTTTTTATCCCAACAACAAAAGAAGTTCCAAGAGATGCGGTTTTAAAAAGTCATCAATATCTCATTAGAGGGGGATATATTTATCAAGTTGGAAGTGGTATTTATAGTTTTTTACCTCTCGGAAAAAGGGTGTTAGATAAGATTTCTAAAGTTATTAAAGAAGAAATGGATTCTTCAGGGGCAATTGAGGTAATGATGGGCTTTATTACGCCATCAGACCTTTGGAAGCAAACAGGCCGTTATAGTAAATATGGAAAAGAGTTGTTGAGGTTTAAAGATCGTAAGGAGAATGAGTTTGTATTAGGTCCTACTTATGAAGAGAGCGTGACAGACTTGGTAAAGCAATTTGTTCGAAGCTATAAGGACTTGCCTTTAAATCTCTATCAAATCCATTTAAAATTTAGAGATGAAATGCGCCCCAGGTTTGGGTTGATGCGCGGTAGAGAATTTATAATGAAAGATGCATATAGTTTTCACAGCACGCAAGAAGATTTAGATAGAGAATTTGATCTTATGAATGAAACCTATCAAAGAATTTTTAAAAGATTGGGGCTTGATTTTAGGGTCGTAGATGCAGATAGTGGAGCGATTGGTGGTAGTGGTAGTAAGGAGTTTATGGTTTTAGCAGACTGTGGTGAGGATACGATTGCAATGTGTAATCAATGTAGCTATGCTTCTAATATTGAGGCAGCAAAACGACAAAAGCGTATTACACAGGAGTATGCGCCAAAAGCAGAATTTTCAAAATTTACAACTCCAAATATTTCAAGCATCAAAGATTTAAGTGCATTTTTTAAAGTAGATCCATTTTATATACTTAAGGCAGTAGTGAAAAAAATAGTTTTTCTTCCAGAGAGCAAGAAAGACCCAGAACTTGCCTTTTTCTTTTTAAGAGGAGATGATGAACTTGAAGAAACCAAAGCCTTAAATATATTAAATAATTATGGAGCTCAAGCTTTAGAATTATTGGATGCTAGTGTTGAAGATATTAGATCAGCTGGTCTTTTTGAAGGGTTTATTGGACCTTATGCTTTAGGAAATATTACAGAATCTAAATTCATCTTTTTTGATGAAGACTTAAGAGAAGAAAGAGATTTGATTTGTGGGGCAAATGAAAAGGACAAGCATTTTGTGGGAGTGGATCTCAGTACTTTTGATGCACTAAGATATGAAGATTTAGCAAAAGTTAAAGAGGGGGATTTATGCCCTTGTTGTGATGGTAGAATTGAATATAAAAAGGGTATTGAGGTTGGACATATTTTTAAACTAAAAGATCGTTATTCAAAGGATATGGGTGCAAATTTTTTAGATCAAAATGGAAAAAGCCAACCTTTTATTATGGGTTGCTATGGCATAGGGGTTTCAAGACTGCTTGCAGCAATTTTGGAGCAAAAGAGTGATGAGTTTGGATGTGTCTGGGGTCTATCTAGCGCACCTTTTGAAGTAAATATTGTTTTATCTAATACCAAAGATTCACAGCAACTAGATTTTGCAAATAAGCTTTATGAAAAAATGAAGCAAAATCAATTAGAGGTTTTATTGGATGATAGGAATGAGCGCTTTGGTTTTAAAATGAAAGATTTTGAACTCATTGGTAGTAGTTTTGGGATTATCATCGGAAAGGAACTTGAAAAAAATCAAGTGGAAGTGGTTGTAAGAGATGGGATGCAAAAGCAGATTTTAAAAGCGGATGTAGAAGAAATTATTGCATTTATTAAAGGGAGACTATCGTGA
- a CDS encoding DUF2018 family protein, with translation MWKDLEILQGDPLDKWKEIIFHADRKIVQKELDRLLELLAFFEILMGENGLESELEKKIKAIKVDELLQKKIKNYKNNFAIASMAEILSQNE, from the coding sequence ATGTGGAAAGATTTAGAGATTTTGCAGGGAGATCCATTAGATAAGTGGAAAGAAATTATTTTTCATGCGGATAGAAAAATTGTGCAAAAAGAGCTTGATCGGTTATTAGAATTATTGGCATTTTTTGAGATACTAATGGGAGAAAATGGGTTAGAATCTGAATTAGAAAAGAAAATAAAAGCGATAAAGGTTGATGAGCTTTTGCAGAAAAAAATAAAAAATTATAAAAATAATTTTGCGATTGCTTCGATGGCAGAAATTTTAAGCCAAAATGAATAA
- a CDS encoding Dps family protein: MQKVIELLRQLQADSLVLFVKTHNFHWNAKGSDFFQVHSATEEIYEKFASMFDDLAERLVQLGQKPIVTLQEALQHSKVKEESGASFYSKEIFSAIVKDYEYLLENFVQLSKLSEEGGDKTTAMYADDQVASLQKSLWMLKASQS, translated from the coding sequence ATGCAAAAGGTAATTGAATTACTAAGACAACTTCAGGCAGATAGTTTAGTTTTGTTTGTAAAAACTCATAATTTCCATTGGAATGCAAAAGGGAGTGATTTTTTTCAGGTTCATAGTGCAACCGAAGAAATTTATGAAAAGTTTGCATCCATGTTTGATGATTTAGCAGAGCGTCTTGTTCAGCTAGGTCAAAAGCCTATAGTAACTTTGCAAGAGGCGCTACAACATTCAAAGGTTAAAGAAGAAAGTGGGGCAAGTTTTTACTCAAAGGAAATTTTCTCGGCAATTGTTAAAGATTATGAATATCTTTTAGAAAACTTTGTGCAACTTTCAAAATTATCCGAAGAGGGTGGGGACAAAACAACAGCGATGTATGCAGATGATCAAGTAGCGAGTTTGCAGAAATCTCTATGGATGCTAAAGGCGTCACAGTCTTAA
- a CDS encoding FxsA family protein, which yields MKLLKIIFLFYIILEFVSIIYVGNYLGFFPLLSEIIISAFIGILILFNLRMELADVLNNILQNKIQISAFVRGNFAKFFGGVLLIFPGVFCDIFGIILLINAYFILKQKDTTYTENENDEIIDIEIMESEESRV from the coding sequence GTGAAGCTTTTAAAAATTATTTTTTTATTTTATATTATTTTGGAATTTGTAAGCATCATTTATGTGGGAAATTATCTTGGTTTTTTCCCTCTGCTATCTGAGATTATAATCAGTGCTTTTATTGGGATTTTGATTCTTTTTAACCTAAGAATGGAATTGGCAGATGTATTAAATAATATTTTGCAAAATAAGATTCAAATCAGCGCTTTTGTTAGAGGGAATTTTGCAAAGTTTTTTGGAGGGGTGTTGCTTATTTTTCCTGGGGTATTTTGTGATATTTTTGGGATTATTCTTTTAATTAATGCTTATTTTATTTTAAAACAAAAAGATACAACATACACAGAAAATGAAAATGATGAAATCATTGATATAGAGATTATGGAGAGCGAAGAGAGTAGAGTATGA
- a CDS encoding sensor histidine kinase gives MFKRTAGKEFKINMVDNRDKEEESVINSELLKSFNAKDKQELLGLLNEIISQSYRVEKEFKDYKALYEWVIEIMPQAIWVFNDDGSVFYRNTQAVELNLILKKIQSFPQEVEYKKKTFLVQGNILKDKQIVTATDITTQKRQERLAAMGQISAHLAHEIRNPIGSISLLASTLLKKVEAKFKPIVFEIQKSLWRVERQIKATLLFSRGLNLNRNQNSLLLLQEELQEIIAQYTYTKDINIDFNLESKDFNFDFDLMGIVLQNFIYNAIDAIEEGDCEVGEIKIWTQCNNEILEFFIQDNGKEIQNKNILFEPFETTKLKGNGLGLALSLQIIEAHNGKIELLEETKKVFKITIRQ, from the coding sequence ATTTTTAAAAGAACAGCAGGCAAAGAGTTTAAAATAAATATGGTTGATAATAGAGATAAAGAAGAAGAGAGTGTAATTAACTCCGAATTATTAAAAAGTTTTAATGCTAAAGATAAACAAGAGTTATTGGGTTTATTAAATGAAATTATTTCACAAAGTTATCGTGTAGAAAAGGAGTTTAAAGACTATAAAGCCTTATATGAATGGGTCATTGAGATTATGCCTCAAGCCATATGGGTTTTTAATGATGATGGGAGTGTGTTTTATCGTAATACCCAAGCTGTAGAATTGAATTTGATTCTAAAAAAAATCCAAAGCTTTCCCCAAGAAGTAGAGTATAAAAAAAAGACCTTTTTGGTTCAAGGCAATATTTTAAAGGACAAGCAGATTGTTACTGCAACAGATATTACAACTCAAAAAAGACAGGAGAGACTTGCTGCAATGGGGCAAATTTCTGCACATCTTGCACACGAGATTAGAAACCCTATAGGCTCTATTTCCTTATTAGCTTCTACTTTGTTAAAAAAAGTAGAAGCTAAATTTAAACCTATCGTATTTGAGATCCAAAAATCTCTTTGGAGAGTGGAGAGACAGATAAAGGCCACATTGCTTTTTTCAAGGGGATTGAATTTAAATAGAAATCAAAATTCTTTATTGCTTCTTCAAGAGGAATTGCAAGAAATTATTGCACAATATACCTACACAAAGGATATAAATATAGATTTTAACTTGGAATCTAAGGACTTTAACTTTGATTTTGACTTAATGGGAATTGTTTTGCAAAATTTTATTTACAATGCGATTGATGCAATTGAAGAGGGGGATTGTGAAGTTGGAGAAATTAAGATTTGGACGCAATGCAATAATGAAATACTAGAGTTTTTTATTCAAGATAATGGAAAGGAAATACAAAATAAAAATATTTTATTTGAACCATTTGAGACAACAAAATTAAAAGGAAATGGTTTGGGATTGGCTCTAAGCTTACAAATTATAGAAGCACACAATGGAAAAATTGAGTTACTAGAAGAAACCAAAAAAGTATTTAAAATCACAATTAGACAGTAA